The following proteins are co-located in the uncultured Tolumonas sp. genome:
- a CDS encoding MmcQ/YjbR family DNA-binding protein, whose translation MINKQIVFHYIETEYGITPDFPWMKYPEYAVFRLVNNRKWFCLAMTVTRAKLGLNGDEVVEIINIKCPPEIIGSLRSSAGFLPAYHMNKEHWITILLDGTVSKDDVLFFLNQSYHLTNC comes from the coding sequence ATGATCAACAAACAGATCGTTTTCCATTATATAGAAACTGAATATGGCATTACCCCCGATTTTCCCTGGATGAAATACCCTGAATATGCGGTATTTAGACTCGTGAACAATCGTAAATGGTTCTGTCTCGCAATGACTGTCACACGAGCAAAACTGGGTCTTAATGGCGACGAGGTGGTTGAAATTATCAATATCAAATGCCCTCCTGAAATCATAGGAAGTTTGAGATCATCAGCCGGATTCTTACCTGCTTACCACATGAATAAAGAACATTGGATCACAATTCTCCTTGATGGCACTGTATCTAAAGATGATGTTTTATTTTTCTTAAATCAAAGCTACCATTTAACTAACTGTTAA
- a CDS encoding nucleoid-associated protein yields MSSILINNVVIHELIKKQHKDIQRPKIKEDVLDPNNEIVNSLVSGVSNLYSRKNNTSHYGTFKQTDDRGTFPDEWDSYSSKEACSSEEFLSLTFIAMKELQRLAQEQPAASGGYLLFADYLIETKRFFLVAMLKRKSGIRLTDDLVPASLEQVDLNSIYQAARINVVRYNEFKSASEDEKQEINYLSFVSPSTNVTTAGYFISAIGCSKGTASAKATKNLIDEASAFFRNKDELKKNRLKFKGELINYLNEQLANGVSAKLNDVEAIARKYFPKDVDGSNDSLATDLINHLNSDDVGVPAEFPPNKAVLKKHTHLKYISDNWQLLFDWNALGVNASAELQYVSDSGQLIINRLPHELKSTIEAELKEKGLMNGTK; encoded by the coding sequence TTGAGCAGCATCTTGATTAACAACGTTGTCATTCATGAACTAATAAAAAAGCAGCATAAAGATATTCAACGACCAAAAATCAAAGAAGATGTACTGGATCCTAATAATGAGATAGTTAACTCTCTTGTGTCGGGTGTATCCAATCTATACTCAAGAAAAAACAACACATCGCACTATGGCACATTTAAGCAAACAGATGATCGTGGAACATTTCCTGATGAATGGGATTCTTATTCATCTAAAGAGGCATGTTCTAGCGAAGAGTTTCTGTCGTTGACCTTTATCGCCATGAAGGAGTTACAACGACTAGCTCAAGAACAACCAGCAGCATCTGGTGGATACTTACTTTTTGCTGATTATTTAATTGAAACCAAGAGATTTTTCTTGGTAGCAATGCTTAAAAGGAAAAGTGGAATTCGTTTAACAGATGATTTAGTTCCCGCTTCACTCGAACAGGTCGATCTTAACTCAATCTATCAAGCGGCTAGAATTAATGTTGTGCGATATAATGAGTTTAAATCTGCGTCAGAAGATGAAAAACAAGAGATAAATTATCTTAGTTTTGTTAGCCCATCAACGAATGTTACAACTGCTGGTTATTTTATATCTGCTATCGGTTGCTCCAAGGGTACTGCATCAGCTAAAGCAACAAAAAACTTGATTGATGAAGCTTCAGCTTTCTTTAGAAATAAAGATGAGCTAAAGAAGAATAGACTTAAATTCAAAGGTGAATTAATTAACTATTTAAATGAGCAATTGGCTAATGGTGTTTCAGCAAAATTAAATGATGTAGAGGCCATTGCAAGAAAATACTTCCCTAAAGATGTTGATGGTAGTAATGATTCTCTAGCTACTGATTTAATAAATCATTTAAATAGTGACGATGTTGGTGTCCCAGCAGAATTTCCGCCAAATAAAGCAGTATTGAAAAAACATACTCATCTGAAATATATTTCAGATAATTGGCAGTTATTGTTTGATTGGAATGCATTAGGTGTAAATGCCAGTGCAGAGCTACAGTATGTCTCTGATAGTGGACAATTAATAATAAATAGACTTCCTCATGAGTTAAAATCCACAATTGAGGCTGAGTTAAAAGAGAAAGGTTTGATGAATGGAACTAAATGA
- a CDS encoding NmrA/HSCARG family protein has product MSDHLARTILVTGATGMQGAGVVKELLAAGYTVRALTTNANSKKAQALSKAGAELFEGNFEDQTSLEQALADVGAVFSLQLSDPSGQHREVRQAKNLISAARKMGVRHFVQSTVSGAGQHINAEWFVSNKWDADYWNDKKTVQDEVRQAGFERYTILKPALFMENLLPPKASRMYLGLESGRLITRVPADIKIAWISSETLARAVLFSIENPDVMNGCELELADTLATPEEIAAELTQVTGFPVLYEHGERRNMQAMGFSVGVLNSQEWLTEVGYPARPVMAQKLGIHTLSVREWATLHVAEFEIG; this is encoded by the coding sequence ATGTCTGATCATTTAGCACGTACAATACTGGTCACCGGCGCCACTGGTATGCAGGGCGCAGGTGTGGTTAAAGAACTACTGGCAGCAGGGTACACAGTCCGCGCTCTGACAACGAATGCGAACAGTAAAAAGGCTCAGGCGCTCAGTAAAGCAGGCGCAGAACTTTTTGAAGGAAACTTTGAAGATCAGACATCTCTAGAGCAAGCTTTGGCTGATGTTGGCGCTGTTTTTTCATTGCAGCTTTCAGATCCCTCCGGTCAGCATCGAGAAGTCAGACAAGCTAAAAACCTGATTTCAGCAGCACGGAAAATGGGGGTTCGCCATTTTGTCCAGAGTACTGTATCAGGTGCGGGCCAACACATTAATGCTGAATGGTTCGTATCGAACAAATGGGATGCCGATTACTGGAATGATAAGAAAACGGTTCAAGATGAAGTTAGACAGGCTGGATTTGAACGGTATACCATTCTAAAACCAGCGCTATTCATGGAGAACTTGCTGCCTCCCAAAGCTTCACGAATGTACCTCGGACTAGAATCGGGTCGTCTTATTACACGTGTACCAGCAGATATAAAAATCGCTTGGATTTCTTCCGAAACGTTGGCACGCGCAGTACTTTTTTCAATTGAGAATCCTGATGTCATGAATGGTTGTGAGCTTGAACTGGCTGATACTTTAGCAACACCAGAAGAAATAGCCGCAGAACTAACACAGGTAACTGGATTTCCTGTTTTGTACGAACACGGAGAGCGTCGCAACATGCAAGCAATGGGATTTAGCGTTGGTGTTCTAAACAGTCAGGAATGGCTTACTGAGGTTGGCTATCCTGCACGCCCAGTGATGGCACAAAAGCTGGGTATTCATACGCTTTCAGTTCGTGAGTGGGCCACGTTGCACGTAGCAGAATTTGAAATTGGCTGA
- a CDS encoding TetR/AcrR family transcriptional regulator, with translation MRRDAVERRARLLDAAETEFTQRGINIPLESVAERAGVGIGTFYRNFPDRQALLDALLDRSLARMENQLIDDEKAKSVYDLIEHIAESLVMSPVLSEYWRSTGKTQEAANLARDRFIRIADRCLKAEPNEGHLRSDIVAEDFLLISSMLGGILCGRDMKEREKIKERVLSFLYTGILKE, from the coding sequence ATGAGACGAGACGCGGTCGAACGAAGGGCAAGGCTTCTTGATGCAGCAGAGACAGAATTTACCCAGAGAGGAATTAATATACCGCTTGAAAGTGTTGCAGAGAGAGCTGGAGTTGGTATCGGTACGTTTTATCGCAATTTTCCTGACAGGCAGGCGTTGCTTGATGCGTTGCTAGACCGATCGCTTGCGCGTATGGAAAATCAACTCATAGATGATGAAAAAGCAAAATCTGTATATGACCTGATAGAGCACATAGCGGAAAGTCTGGTAATGAGTCCGGTATTATCTGAGTATTGGCGGTCAACAGGCAAAACACAGGAGGCAGCAAATCTGGCAAGAGATCGTTTTATCCGTATTGCAGATAGATGCCTTAAGGCCGAACCCAATGAGGGTCATTTACGTAGTGATATAGTTGCTGAGGATTTCCTGCTGATATCAAGCATGCTGGGGGGAATATTATGTGGGCGAGATATGAAGGAGCGTGAAAAAATAAAGGAAAGAGTTTTATCGTTTCTTTATACAGGTATTTTGAAGGAATAG